Proteins from one Camelina sativa cultivar DH55 chromosome 8, Cs, whole genome shotgun sequence genomic window:
- the LOC104708621 gene encoding vacuolar protein sorting-associated protein 36-like codes for MASGSSIGVGGLFTNAEVTTSGRPVLRRNEVECFLLSSVDFDSDDDPPRFTALKSGNLILTTHRLIWIPSQSNGAVPSSIPLAAVTHIFSHKKSIKSMFHSPRIRFQADPGSVVVTIVFRGKGDFDGFLTKFWECWRGRAWDEEDKSEAETSRSGGSATVAQGLYGNDGTVRMVGLAGILRKEQEQWESTDKSLQDAFQDLNALMSKAKEMVSLAEKMRQKLLSAPSSQNSSTDDEEMGSKEEMQQWMLSVGIISPVTKESAGALYHQELSRQLADFVRIPLEQAGGMISLTDMYYHFNRARGTELISPDDLWQACTLWEKFDVPVMLRKFDSGVMVIQNKSHSDEEVMSRIRMLVTKTETLRAGVTASDAALTVKIAPAMAKEHLLTAETKGLLCRDMSPDGLRFYFNLFPEMDLTNLHIVKDFGTYGEWVKATSILSV; via the exons ATGGCTAGTGGAAGCAGCATCGGAGTCGGTGGTTTGTTTACGAACGCAGAGGTTACTACGAGTGGTAGACCAGTGCTTCGACGCAATGAGGTCGAGTGTTTCCTCCTCTCTTCCGTCGATTTCGATTCCGACGATGATCCGCCGCGATTCACCGCTTTGAAGTCCGGTAATCTTATCTTAACCACTCATCGTCTCATATGGATTCCATCTCAATCAAACGGAGCTGTTCCTTCTTCGATTCCTCTCGCCGCCGTTACTCACATCTTCTCTCATAAGAAATCGATCAAGTCTATGTTCCATTCGCCGAGAATCCGATTTCAAGCGGATCCGGGTTCGGTTGTGGTGACTATTGTCTTCAGGGGGAAAGGTGATTTCGATGGCTTTTTGACGAAATTTTGGGAATGTTGGAGAGGCAGGGCGTGGGATGAGGAGGATAAGAGCGAGGCTGAGACTTCTCGTTCAGGAGGTTCTGCAACGGTTGCGCAAGGTTTATATGGAAACGATGGAACAGTGAGGATGGTTGGATTGGCTGGGATTTTGAGGAAAGAGCAAGAACAGTGGGAGAGCACGGACAAGAGCTTGCAAGATGCTTTTCAGGATTTGAATGCTCTTATG AGTAAGGCTAAAGAGATGGTGAGTCTGGCAGAAAAAATGCGTCAAAAGCTCTTGTCTGCTCCTAGTAGTCAGAACAGTTCaactgatgatgaagaaatggGTTCCAAAGAAGAGATGCAACAGTGGATGTTGAGCGTTGGTATTATCTCTCCAGTTACAAAGGAATCTGCTGGCGCCTTGTACCATCAAGAATTGTCCCGCCAG CTGGCAGATTTTGTCAGAATCCCATTAGAACAAGCTGGGGGAATGATCAGCCTAACTGATATGTATTACCACTTCAATCGTGCTCGTGGGACAG AGTTGATCTCTCCAGACGATTTGTGGCAAGCTTGTACCCTCTGGGAGAAATTTGATGT TCCAGTAATGCTGCGGAAGTTTGATAGCGGTGTGATGGTGATCCAAAACAAGTCCCATAGTGATGAGGAG GTTATGAGTAGAATCAGAATGCTTGTGACCAAAACTGAAACTTTGAGAGCCGGAGTCACTGCTAGTGATGCAGCTTTGACAGTGAAGATCGCCCCAGCCATGGCTAAGGAACATCTACTTACTGCAGAGACCAAAG GTTTGCTGTGTAGAGACATGAGCCCAGACGGGCTTCGATTCTATTTCAACCTGTTTCCAGAGATGGATCTCACCAATctacatat AGTCAAGGACTTTGGGACGTACGGTGAATGGGTTAAAGCGACCAGCATCTTGTCCGTATGA
- the LOC104708622 gene encoding uncharacterized protein LOC104708622 produces the protein MSAEDFQKKASIAGEIEIDIKCGGSAGESSSSTVGSSVAASQTLVLLRSLLEIQQRRALAYAKLKSGFSEYVESGAEALYQKLCSEITAEFSECSKQVREMESLFLKPEFGRADLAQLLLDIQSQEKQKLHLTVTIQVLKKAGRPSERMLTHENCKFKKPMQHECVHLHEITEAAGTEEAEADAEFDNALKEAIRGVQDAVTSINEYLEDIRYEIEALEAE, from the exons ATGAGTGCCGAAGATTTCCAAAAGAAGGCTTCCATCGCCGGAGAAATCGAAATCGATATCAAATGTGGCGGTTCCGCCGGCGAGTCTAGTAGTTCCACGGTGGGATCTAGCGTGGCCGCCTCTCAAACCCTGGTTCTGCTTCGGAGTCTGCTGGAGATTCAGCAGCGTCGAGCTCTGGCTTACGCTAAGCTCAAAAG TGGATTCTCAGAGTATGTGGAGTCTGGTGCTGAAGCACTTTATCAGAAGCTGTGCAGTGAGATTACAGCTGAGTTCAGTGAATGTTCCAAACAA GTGCGAGAAATGGAATCTCTGTTTCTGAAACCAGAATTTGGAAGAGCTGATCTTGCTCAACTGCTCCTCGACATTCAAAGTCAAGAGAAGCAGAAATTGCATCTG ACCGTTACAATACAGGTACTGAAGAAGGCAGGGAGACCGTCAGAACGAATGCTAACACATGAGAACTGCAAGTTCAAGAAGCCGATGCAGCACGAGTGTGTGCATCTTCATGAGATTACTGAAGCTGCAGGAACAGAGGAAGCAGAAGCTGATGCAGAGTTTGATAACGCTTTGAAAGAAGCCATTAGAGGGGTGCAAGACGCTGTGACTAGCATCAATGAGTATTTAGAAGACATTCGGTACGAGATTGAAGCCCTTGAAGCTGAGTAG